The Bifidobacterium animalis subsp. animalis ATCC 25527 genome has a segment encoding these proteins:
- a CDS encoding lactate/malate family dehydrogenase has product MGICTKIGIVGMGHVGAHVANSLVLQGIADELYMTEICSGERDRSKKLAAEVQDLGDSLAFCPHNVALHNCGDDYAQLAQCDVIVNCAGDVSLSSKDRDGELFFTTDTAKTFIKTIADAGFHGIWITIANPCDVVATEIWKESGMDPRRIIGTGTALDSSRLKYVLSRVTGYDQHSITAYMLGEHGNSQFAAWSNVYFGGKPLSQLAVEQPERFAFDYAELEAEARKGGYVTYAGKQCTEFAVADAACRLVRAVISNEHYITACSTLLTGEYGEEGFFISLPCVVGADGVEEVMHLDLSDAEIDEFHQSCAHVKENLARTHIL; this is encoded by the coding sequence ATGGGAATCTGCACGAAAATCGGCATCGTCGGCATGGGTCACGTCGGCGCGCATGTGGCGAACAGTCTGGTGTTGCAGGGCATCGCGGACGAACTGTACATGACCGAGATCTGCTCGGGCGAGCGCGACCGCAGCAAGAAACTCGCCGCCGAAGTGCAGGACCTCGGTGATTCGCTCGCGTTCTGCCCGCACAATGTGGCGCTGCACAACTGCGGCGACGACTACGCGCAGCTCGCGCAATGCGATGTGATCGTGAACTGCGCCGGCGACGTCTCGCTGTCGTCCAAGGACCGCGACGGCGAACTCTTCTTCACCACCGACACGGCGAAGACGTTCATCAAGACGATTGCGGACGCCGGATTCCACGGCATCTGGATCACGATTGCGAACCCCTGCGACGTGGTGGCCACTGAAATCTGGAAGGAATCGGGCATGGATCCGCGGCGCATCATCGGCACCGGCACTGCGCTCGATTCGAGCAGACTCAAGTATGTGCTGTCGCGCGTCACCGGCTACGACCAGCATTCGATTACCGCATACATGCTCGGCGAGCACGGCAACAGCCAGTTCGCTGCATGGAGCAATGTGTATTTCGGCGGCAAGCCGCTCTCCCAGCTTGCCGTGGAGCAGCCGGAGCGCTTCGCCTTCGACTACGCCGAGCTCGAGGCCGAGGCGCGCAAGGGCGGCTATGTCACGTACGCCGGCAAGCAGTGCACCGAGTTCGCGGTGGCCGACGCCGCGTGCAGACTCGTGCGCGCGGTCATCTCGAACGAGCATTACATCACCGCATGCTCCACGCTGCTCACCGGCGAATATGGCGAGGAGGGCTTCTTCATCTCACTGCCGTGCGTGGTGGGCGCCGACGGCGTGGAGGAGGTCATGCACCTCGATCTGTCCGACGCGGAGATCGACGAATTCCACCAGAGCTGCGCACATGTGAAAGAGAACCTTGCGCGCACGCATATTCTATGA
- the rpsO gene encoding 30S ribosomal protein S15 → MALTAEEKQDIIAKYATHEGDTGSPEVQIALLTKRIADLTEHLKFHKHDHHSRRGLLLMVGDRRRLLDYLKKVDIERYRSLIERLGLRR, encoded by the coding sequence GTGGCACTGACGGCTGAAGAAAAGCAGGACATCATCGCTAAGTACGCTACCCATGAGGGTGACACGGGCTCCCCGGAGGTCCAGATCGCACTGCTCACCAAGCGCATTGCCGATCTCACCGAGCACCTGAAGTTCCACAAGCACGACCACCACTCCCGTCGTGGTCTGCTGCTCATGGTCGGCGATCGCCGTCGTCTTCTCGACTACCTGAAGAAGGTCGACATCGAGCGTTACCGCTCCCTGATCGAGCGTCTCGGCCTGCGCCGCTAG
- a CDS encoding polyribonucleotide nucleotidyltransferase, whose amino-acid sequence MEGPEIKAVEAVIDNGSFGKRTVRFETGRLAQQADGAVAAYLDDDSMVLSTTTAGSSPKENYDFFPLTVDVEEKMYAAGKIPGSFFRREGRPSSEAILACRIIDRPLRPLFPHTLRNEVQVVETVLAVNPEDSYDVLALNAASASTLISGLPFTGPVGGVRLALIDGQWVAFPRWSERERAVFEIVVAGRVVESGDVAIAMIEAGAGKNAWNLIYNEGQAKPDEEVVAGGLEAAKPFIKVLCDAQNELKRLAAKETREFTLFPEYTEDLYNRIDEIAHADLDGALSIAEKLPRQERIAEIKQRVKDTLSVEFTDMDEMEKDKEIGNAFKELQRQIVRRRILTQDYRIDGRGLRDIRTLSAEIDVVPRVHGSALFQRGETQILGITTLNMLKMEQQIDALSGPTTKRYMHNYEMPPYSTGETGRVGSPKRREIGHGALAEKAIVPVLPSREEFPYAIRQVSEAIGSNGSTSMGSVCASTLSLLAAGVPLKAPVAGIAMGLVSGDVDGQHIYKTLTDILGAEDAFGDMDFKVAGTADFITALQLDTKLDGIPADVLAGALKQAHEARKTILEVINECIDGPAEMSPFAPRIITTTVPVDKIGEVIGPKGKMINQIQEDTGAEIAIEDDGTVYISSEGGEAAEKAKQIIDEIANPHVPQAGETYKGTVVKTTSFGAFVNLTPGTDGLLHISQIRNLADGQRIDAVEDVLKEGDSVEVVVQGVDDRGKISLAIPGFENQANNAGGRRSDDRPRRDDRRHSDDRRRDDRPRRRSDDRDDRDDRDDRPRRRSDDRDRDYDDRPRRRRDYDDDRDYDDRPRRRSHRDYDDDRDYDDRPRRSDRRRDDDRDDRPRRRRNDDRNPRYVADENYDEYREGREVRHERPRRRVRRDFDPFDD is encoded by the coding sequence ATGGAGGGTCCCGAAATCAAGGCTGTTGAAGCCGTAATTGACAATGGTTCGTTCGGCAAGCGCACGGTGCGCTTCGAGACCGGACGGCTCGCACAGCAGGCGGACGGCGCCGTGGCCGCATACCTGGACGACGATTCGATGGTGCTTTCCACCACGACCGCCGGCTCCAGCCCGAAGGAGAACTACGACTTCTTCCCGCTCACCGTGGACGTGGAGGAGAAGATGTACGCGGCCGGCAAGATCCCCGGCTCGTTCTTCCGCCGTGAAGGCCGCCCGAGCTCCGAGGCCATTCTGGCCTGCCGCATCATCGACCGTCCGCTACGTCCGCTCTTCCCGCACACGCTGCGCAACGAGGTGCAGGTCGTGGAGACCGTGCTCGCCGTGAACCCGGAGGATTCCTACGACGTGCTCGCCTTGAACGCGGCCTCCGCATCCACGCTCATCTCCGGTCTGCCGTTCACCGGCCCGGTCGGCGGCGTGCGACTCGCGCTGATCGACGGCCAGTGGGTCGCGTTCCCACGTTGGAGCGAACGTGAACGCGCCGTGTTCGAAATCGTGGTGGCCGGCCGTGTGGTCGAAAGCGGCGACGTCGCCATCGCCATGATCGAGGCCGGCGCCGGCAAGAACGCATGGAACCTCATTTACAACGAGGGCCAGGCCAAGCCCGATGAAGAGGTCGTGGCCGGTGGTCTGGAAGCCGCCAAGCCGTTCATCAAGGTGCTGTGCGATGCGCAGAACGAGCTCAAGCGCCTCGCCGCCAAGGAGACCCGCGAGTTCACGCTGTTCCCCGAGTACACCGAAGACCTGTACAACCGCATCGACGAGATTGCGCATGCCGACCTGGATGGGGCGCTGTCGATCGCCGAGAAGCTGCCGCGTCAGGAGCGCATCGCCGAGATCAAGCAGCGCGTCAAGGACACGCTGTCCGTCGAGTTCACCGACATGGACGAGATGGAGAAAGACAAGGAGATCGGCAACGCGTTCAAGGAGCTGCAGCGCCAGATCGTGCGCCGTCGCATCCTCACGCAGGACTACCGCATCGACGGCCGTGGCCTGCGTGACATCCGTACGCTCTCCGCCGAGATCGACGTGGTGCCCCGCGTGCATGGCTCCGCTCTGTTCCAGCGCGGCGAAACGCAGATCCTGGGCATCACCACGCTCAACATGCTCAAGATGGAGCAGCAGATCGACGCCCTGTCGGGCCCGACCACCAAGCGCTACATGCACAATTACGAGATGCCGCCGTATTCGACCGGTGAGACCGGTCGCGTCGGCTCCCCGAAGCGCCGCGAGATCGGCCATGGCGCCCTCGCCGAGAAGGCCATCGTGCCGGTGCTGCCCAGCCGTGAGGAGTTCCCGTACGCCATCCGCCAGGTTTCCGAGGCTATCGGATCCAACGGTTCCACCTCTATGGGCTCCGTGTGCGCCTCAACGCTGTCGCTGCTCGCGGCCGGCGTGCCGCTCAAGGCACCGGTGGCGGGCATCGCGATGGGCTTGGTCTCCGGCGATGTGGACGGCCAGCACATCTACAAGACGCTCACCGACATTCTCGGTGCCGAGGACGCCTTCGGCGACATGGATTTCAAGGTCGCCGGCACCGCCGACTTCATCACCGCCCTGCAGCTCGACACCAAGCTCGACGGCATTCCGGCCGACGTGCTCGCCGGCGCGCTCAAGCAGGCCCATGAAGCACGCAAGACCATTCTCGAGGTGATCAACGAGTGCATCGACGGCCCGGCCGAGATGAGCCCGTTCGCACCGCGCATCATCACCACCACCGTCCCGGTGGACAAGATCGGCGAGGTCATTGGCCCGAAGGGCAAGATGATCAACCAGATTCAGGAAGACACCGGCGCCGAGATCGCGATCGAAGACGACGGCACCGTCTACATCTCCTCCGAAGGTGGCGAGGCCGCCGAGAAGGCGAAGCAGATCATCGACGAGATCGCCAACCCGCACGTGCCGCAGGCCGGCGAGACCTACAAGGGCACCGTGGTGAAGACCACATCGTTCGGCGCTTTCGTCAACCTGACGCCGGGCACCGACGGCCTGCTGCACATCTCGCAGATTCGCAACCTCGCCGATGGCCAGCGCATCGACGCCGTCGAGGACGTGCTCAAGGAAGGCGATTCCGTGGAGGTCGTGGTGCAGGGCGTCGACGACCGCGGCAAGATCTCCCTGGCCATCCCGGGCTTCGAGAACCAGGCGAACAATGCCGGTGGACGCCGTTCCGACGACCGTCCGCGCCGTGATGACCGCCGTCATTCCGACGACCGCCGCCGTGACGATCGTCCGCGCCGCCGTTCCGACGATCGCGATGACCGTGACGATCGCGATGACCGTCCGCGCCGCCGTTCCGACGACCGTGACCGTGACTACGACGACCGTCCGCGCCGTCGCCGTGACTACGACGATGACCGTGATTACGATGATCGTCCGCGTCGCCGCTCACACCGTGACTACGATGACGATCGCGATTACGATGATCGTCCGCGTCGCTCCGACCGCCGCCGTGACGACGATCGCGATGATCGTCCGCGCCGTCGCCGCAATGATGATCGCAATCCGCGCTATGTCGCCGATGAGAACTACGACGAATACCGCGAGGGACGTGAGGTGCGCCACGAGCGTCCGCGTCGTCGCGTGCGCCGCGACTTCGATCCGTTCGACGACTGA
- a CDS encoding LemA family protein: MSGWIIALIVIAIILVLAIWVIGMYNSLIGMRNRVGNSWAQVDVLLKQRADLIPNLVEVVKGYATHESTVFEQVTKARAGVVEVANNPNSTLEQRAAAEQALTNAMVNLRAIVEAYPDLKANQNFLDLQGRLASLEDKIAYGRQFYNDTVLKYNNRIMQVPTNIIAGMFHFQPAQYFAADDADRSVPQVKF, translated from the coding sequence ATGAGCGGTTGGATTATTGCGCTGATTGTGATTGCAATCATTCTCGTGCTGGCGATCTGGGTCATCGGCATGTACAACAGCCTCATCGGCATGCGCAACCGGGTCGGCAACAGCTGGGCGCAGGTGGATGTGCTACTCAAGCAGCGTGCGGACCTCATTCCGAATCTCGTGGAGGTCGTGAAAGGGTACGCCACGCATGAGTCGACCGTGTTCGAACAGGTGACGAAAGCACGCGCCGGCGTCGTGGAAGTCGCGAACAACCCGAATTCCACGCTCGAGCAGCGCGCTGCAGCCGAGCAGGCACTCACCAACGCGATGGTGAATCTGCGGGCGATTGTCGAAGCATACCCGGACCTCAAGGCGAACCAGAACTTCCTCGACCTGCAGGGACGCCTCGCCAGCCTCGAAGACAAGATCGCCTATGGCCGCCAGTTCTACAACGACACCGTGCTCAAGTACAACAACCGCATCATGCAGGTGCCCACGAACATCATCGCCGGCATGTTCCACTTCCAGCCGGCCCAGTATTTCGCCGCGGACGACGCCGATCGCTCGGTCCCGCAGGTCAAGTTCTGA
- a CDS encoding DUF2207 domain-containing protein, whose product MKKLSRSVFSSFTISCIIIVATLLLGYFVATDANDSDLSYRTLDYNVRVEDNGDLRIRETVDVKLDSRKDSDDNPKPWKQLYQQYTLRSSNLTNITNISVKNLTSGEEYTQTGPQSPSGISNSTWNEKFARRWYIADVTDGDTNPKPYEPLTDGLASSGSDGVVTKTVEIGWNIPATQSSSSKRFQIDMTWEGVTTAYNDVAKFQWEPFGAKNQTPIGVMTTTVEFPAGVTRSDSWAWLHYSGNSGTERTANGLKFTAYNVRSGQYLDLVAMIGANHMHGVTRHVDENTKQWTLDDEARQEREWHERQRRNAQLRIVLWIAIAVAGALLAFFGIRSAIRSVDAAKYKGDIEYWREPPNMSPAAAAQLYDIVMGVRNGGVTLANREMASTMMSLVSKGAIAVYPGKAELYRGIDMSRANSAGLAQMLSSNGASEKELTKTSTIVIMPRALAEHHEELNLCGSEERLLGILMEAYKRIHSPVFDLKQMNKAFRKWTNGYKAVEKFNAACKAELESLHATRSVGTAAVTCGILGIIVGIASAFYFIAAEHNFALALCISLPITVLCLFALVYCTTTGITDSGQQYAGQVRGLAKYLEDFSEFSDRGVLDLTLWDRYLVYATAFGISKKALRQLAAAYPQVADSDWLDSNATGLGLLYWSTRPSTIIGAGIGNALANGTGSFGGFAGEFVDIGTQLNSGFSSIQSTIRSAAPSSSSGSGGSFGGGGFGGSGGGSGGGSFGGR is encoded by the coding sequence ATGAAGAAACTCTCACGCTCCGTTTTCAGCTCATTCACCATCAGCTGCATCATCATTGTGGCGACGCTGCTCCTCGGCTACTTCGTGGCCACCGACGCCAACGATTCGGATCTGAGCTACCGTACGCTCGACTACAATGTGCGGGTGGAAGACAACGGCGATCTGCGCATCCGCGAGACCGTCGACGTCAAGCTCGACTCCCGCAAGGACTCCGACGACAATCCGAAGCCGTGGAAACAGCTGTACCAGCAGTACACGCTCAGGTCGTCGAATCTGACCAACATCACGAACATCAGCGTGAAGAACCTCACCTCGGGGGAGGAATACACGCAGACCGGACCGCAGTCGCCCTCCGGCATCTCGAACTCCACCTGGAACGAGAAGTTCGCCAGACGCTGGTACATAGCCGATGTCACCGACGGCGACACGAATCCGAAGCCCTATGAACCATTGACCGACGGTCTCGCCTCAAGCGGCAGTGATGGTGTGGTGACGAAGACGGTGGAAATAGGTTGGAACATCCCAGCCACACAATCGTCCAGCAGCAAGCGATTCCAGATCGACATGACATGGGAGGGCGTGACGACCGCCTACAACGACGTCGCGAAATTCCAGTGGGAGCCCTTCGGTGCGAAGAATCAGACGCCGATCGGCGTGATGACGACGACCGTGGAGTTCCCCGCAGGCGTGACGAGGAGCGACTCGTGGGCATGGCTGCATTACAGCGGCAACTCAGGCACGGAGCGAACAGCCAACGGGCTCAAGTTCACCGCCTACAACGTCAGATCCGGGCAGTACCTCGACCTTGTGGCGATGATCGGCGCCAACCACATGCACGGTGTGACGCGTCATGTGGACGAAAACACGAAACAGTGGACGCTCGACGACGAGGCCCGTCAGGAGCGCGAATGGCATGAGCGGCAACGCCGGAATGCCCAGCTGCGCATCGTGCTGTGGATTGCCATCGCGGTGGCAGGTGCGCTGCTTGCGTTCTTCGGCATACGCTCCGCCATTCGCAGCGTGGATGCAGCCAAATACAAGGGCGACATCGAATATTGGCGCGAACCGCCCAACATGAGCCCTGCGGCGGCGGCCCAGCTCTACGACATCGTGATGGGCGTGCGCAACGGCGGGGTGACGCTCGCGAACCGCGAGATGGCGTCGACCATGATGTCGCTGGTAAGCAAGGGGGCCATCGCCGTGTACCCGGGCAAGGCCGAGCTCTACCGTGGCATCGACATGTCGCGCGCCAACTCGGCCGGTCTCGCGCAGATGCTTTCGTCGAATGGGGCGAGCGAGAAGGAGCTCACGAAGACGAGCACGATTGTGATCATGCCGCGCGCGCTGGCCGAGCATCATGAGGAGCTGAACCTATGCGGTTCGGAGGAACGTCTGCTCGGCATTCTGATGGAGGCGTACAAGCGCATCCACTCGCCGGTGTTCGACCTCAAGCAGATGAACAAGGCGTTCAGGAAATGGACGAACGGATACAAGGCGGTCGAGAAGTTCAATGCGGCCTGCAAAGCCGAACTCGAATCGCTGCACGCCACCAGATCCGTCGGCACGGCGGCGGTGACCTGCGGCATCCTCGGCATCATCGTCGGCATTGCAAGCGCGTTCTACTTCATTGCGGCGGAGCATAATTTTGCGCTCGCATTGTGCATCAGCCTGCCCATCACCGTGCTGTGTCTGTTCGCGCTCGTCTACTGCACCACCACCGGCATCACCGATTCCGGCCAGCAGTATGCAGGGCAGGTGCGGGGACTGGCCAAATACCTCGAGGACTTCAGCGAGTTCAGCGACCGCGGCGTGCTCGATCTGACGTTGTGGGACCGCTACCTCGTGTATGCGACGGCATTCGGCATCTCGAAGAAGGCGCTGCGGCAGCTGGCCGCCGCCTACCCGCAGGTCGCCGACTCGGATTGGCTTGATTCGAACGCCACAGGTCTCGGCCTGCTCTACTGGTCCACCAGACCGTCGACGATCATCGGTGCGGGCATAGGCAATGCGCTCGCCAACGGCACCGGCTCGTTTGGTGGTTTCGCCGGCGAATTCGTGGACATCGGCACGCAGCTCAATTCGGGCTTCTCATCGATTCAGTCCACGATCCGTTCCGCAGCCCCTTCGTCAAGCTCCGGTTCGGGCGGCTCGTTCGGTGGCGGCGGTTTCGGCGGCTCCGGCGGTGGTTCGGGCGGCGGCTCATTCGGCGGCCGTTAG
- the nrdF gene encoding class 1b ribonucleoside-diphosphate reductase subunit beta has protein sequence MPKLIDRVTAINWNRLDDEKDLEVWDRLTGNFWLPEKVPVSNDIPDWRQMSDAEHTLTMRVFTGLTLLDTIQGTVGAVSLIPDALTPHEEAVYTNIAFMESVHAKSYSSIFSTLCSTREIDEAFDWSEKNPHLQRKAQIVLDYYEGDDPLKRKVASTLLESFLFYSGFYLPMYFSSHAKLTNTADVIRLIIRDEAVHGYYIGYKYQKGLEMASDAKRAEMEAYTYDLLNELYENEVEYTHSLYDEVGLADDVEKFLHYNANKALMNLGYPALFPSEICDVNPAILAALSPNADENHDFFSGSGSSYVMGKAEETDDDDWDF, from the coding sequence ATGCCAAAACTCATCGACCGCGTCACCGCCATCAACTGGAACCGATTGGATGACGAGAAGGACCTGGAGGTCTGGGATCGTCTCACCGGCAATTTCTGGCTGCCCGAGAAAGTGCCGGTTTCGAATGACATTCCGGATTGGCGGCAGATGAGCGACGCCGAGCACACGCTCACGATGCGCGTATTCACCGGGCTCACGTTGCTCGACACAATCCAGGGCACCGTGGGCGCGGTGAGCCTGATCCCTGACGCGCTCACCCCACACGAGGAGGCCGTGTACACGAACATCGCGTTCATGGAGAGCGTGCATGCGAAGAGCTATTCGTCCATTTTCTCCACGCTGTGCTCCACACGCGAAATCGACGAGGCCTTCGACTGGAGCGAAAAGAACCCGCACCTGCAGCGCAAGGCGCAGATTGTGCTCGACTACTACGAGGGCGACGACCCGTTGAAGCGCAAGGTGGCGTCGACGCTGCTCGAATCGTTCCTGTTCTACTCCGGATTCTACCTGCCCATGTACTTCTCGAGCCATGCGAAGCTGACGAACACGGCCGACGTGATCCGACTGATCATTCGCGACGAGGCCGTGCACGGCTACTACATTGGCTACAAATACCAGAAGGGCCTCGAGATGGCGAGCGACGCCAAGCGCGCTGAGATGGAGGCATACACCTACGATCTGCTGAACGAACTCTACGAGAACGAGGTGGAATACACCCATTCGCTCTACGACGAGGTCGGTCTCGCCGACGACGTGGAGAAGTTCCTACACTACAACGCGAACAAGGCGCTGATGAACCTCGGTTACCCGGCCCTGTTCCCCAGCGAGATCTGCGATGTGAACCCGGCGATCCTGGCCGCGCTCTCGCCGAATGCCGACGAGAACCACGACTTCTTCTCGGGTTCCGGCAGCTCCTACGTCATGGGCAAGGCCGAGGAGACCGACGACGACGATTGGGACTTCTAA
- the nrdE gene encoding class 1b ribonucleoside-diphosphate reductase subunit alpha, whose product MTADYHSLNAMLNLYDEDGNIQFDKNHEAVDAFLAEHVAPRMIRFESTRERLRYLVDHHYYEYDVFSKYSPEFLDVFYAHADALPYRFETFLGAFKFYRSYALKTFDGEHYLEDFPQRAAAVSLALADGDEPMAMRTLDEIVLGRLQPATPTFLNLGKAQRGEPVSCFLVRIEDNMESISRGINAALQLSKRGGGVALLLSNLREEGAPIKHIENQSSGVVPVMKLLEDSFSYANQLGARQGAGAVYLHAHHPDILKFLDTKRENADEKIRIKSLALGVVIPDITFELAKRREKMALFSPYDVERVYGVPFADVNVTAKYEEMLADDRIRKTFIDAREFFTTLAEIQFESGYPYLLFEDTANAANPIDGRITMSNLCSEILQVQEPSTYNEDLSYAHVGRDVSCNLGSLNIARAMDAGLAGPVETAIRALTAVSQHTRIGAVPSIARANEEGHAIGLGQMNLHGFLAREGIRYGSAEALDFTNMYFETVAFHAYRASHALAVENGHAFARFADSAYARQPGDGNYFDKYLDGSLDTEPRTETVRALFERFGVQIPTARDWRELQGEILRDGIYNQYLQAVPPTGSISYINHATSSIHPIASKIEIRKEGKIGRMYYPAPYMTNDNLDLYDDAYEIGWKAIVDTYAEATPHVDQGLSLTLFFPDTVTTRDLNKAQIYAWRRGIKTLYYIRIRQRALEGTEVAGCVSCML is encoded by the coding sequence ATGACCGCAGACTACCATTCCCTCAATGCCATGCTGAATCTCTACGACGAGGACGGCAACATCCAGTTCGACAAGAACCACGAGGCCGTGGATGCCTTCCTCGCCGAACACGTGGCCCCGCGCATGATCCGTTTCGAAAGCACCCGCGAACGCCTGCGCTATCTGGTGGACCACCACTACTACGAATACGACGTGTTCAGCAAATACTCCCCCGAGTTCCTCGACGTGTTCTATGCGCATGCCGACGCATTGCCGTACCGTTTCGAGACGTTCCTGGGCGCGTTCAAGTTCTACCGCTCCTACGCGTTGAAGACCTTCGACGGCGAGCATTACCTGGAGGACTTCCCGCAGCGCGCAGCTGCCGTCTCGCTCGCGCTGGCCGACGGCGACGAGCCGATGGCCATGCGCACGCTGGACGAGATCGTGCTCGGCCGGCTCCAGCCGGCCACGCCCACGTTTCTCAACCTCGGCAAAGCACAGCGCGGCGAGCCGGTCAGCTGCTTTCTGGTCCGCATTGAAGACAATATGGAGTCGATCTCACGCGGCATCAACGCGGCGCTCCAGCTGAGCAAACGCGGCGGCGGCGTGGCATTGCTGCTGAGCAATCTGCGGGAGGAGGGCGCGCCGATCAAGCACATCGAGAACCAGTCGAGCGGAGTCGTCCCCGTGATGAAACTGCTCGAGGACTCGTTCAGCTATGCGAACCAGCTCGGCGCTCGCCAAGGTGCCGGCGCGGTGTATCTGCACGCGCATCACCCCGACATCCTGAAGTTCCTCGACACGAAACGCGAGAATGCGGACGAGAAGATCCGCATCAAATCGCTCGCGCTCGGCGTGGTGATCCCCGACATCACGTTCGAGTTGGCGAAGCGCCGCGAGAAGATGGCATTGTTCAGCCCGTACGACGTGGAGCGCGTGTATGGCGTGCCGTTCGCGGATGTCAACGTCACTGCAAAATACGAGGAGATGCTTGCAGACGACCGCATTCGCAAGACGTTCATCGACGCACGCGAGTTCTTCACCACGCTCGCCGAGATCCAATTCGAATCCGGCTACCCGTACCTGCTGTTCGAAGACACGGCGAATGCGGCGAATCCGATTGATGGGCGCATCACGATGAGCAATCTGTGCTCGGAGATTCTGCAGGTGCAGGAACCGAGCACCTACAACGAGGACCTGAGCTATGCGCATGTCGGCCGCGACGTGAGCTGCAATCTCGGTTCGCTCAACATTGCGCGCGCGATGGACGCCGGGCTAGCCGGTCCGGTGGAGACGGCGATTCGCGCGCTCACCGCGGTCTCGCAGCACACGCGTATCGGCGCAGTGCCGTCGATCGCCCGCGCGAACGAGGAGGGGCATGCCATCGGGCTTGGTCAGATGAATCTGCACGGCTTCCTTGCCCGCGAAGGCATACGGTACGGTTCTGCGGAGGCGCTCGATTTCACGAACATGTATTTTGAGACGGTCGCATTCCACGCCTACCGCGCCTCGCATGCCCTCGCCGTCGAGAACGGCCACGCGTTCGCGCGCTTCGCCGACTCCGCGTACGCCAGGCAGCCCGGCGACGGCAATTACTTCGACAAGTATCTCGACGGCTCCCTCGACACCGAACCGCGTACCGAGACCGTGCGCGCACTGTTCGAACGCTTCGGTGTGCAGATTCCCACCGCACGCGACTGGCGCGAACTGCAGGGCGAGATTCTGCGCGACGGCATCTACAATCAGTATCTGCAGGCGGTGCCGCCCACCGGATCGATCTCGTACATCAACCACGCCACGAGTTCGATCCACCCGATTGCCTCGAAGATCGAGATTCGCAAGGAAGGCAAGATCGGCCGCATGTATTACCCGGCGCCGTACATGACGAACGACAACCTCGACCTGTACGACGACGCCTACGAAATCGGCTGGAAAGCGATCGTCGACACCTACGCCGAGGCCACGCCGCATGTGGACCAGGGGCTCTCGCTCACACTGTTCTTCCCCGACACGGTGACGACGCGCGACCTGAACAAAGCACAGATCTACGCGTGGCGCAGGGGAATCAAGACGCTCTATTACATACGCATCCGCCAGCGGGCGCTCGAAGGCACCGAAGTCGCCGGCTGCGTCAGCTGCATGCTCTGA
- the nrdI gene encoding class Ib ribonucleoside-diphosphate reductase assembly flavoprotein NrdI, with translation MSAVVYFSSASRNTERFVEHCDFPSCGVNVFRIPLQPNAAPLNVREPYIIIVPTYGGGDARKAVPPQVKRFLNDPANREWIRGVIASGNTNFGEAYAAAGPIISRKCHVPLMYRFELMGIQEDVHAVREGVRRFFIQSPTDRKTLQ, from the coding sequence ATGAGCGCCGTCGTCTACTTCTCGTCGGCGTCGCGCAACACCGAACGGTTCGTCGAACACTGCGATTTCCCCTCGTGCGGCGTCAACGTGTTCCGCATACCGCTGCAGCCCAATGCGGCACCGCTCAACGTGCGCGAACCGTACATCATCATCGTGCCCACCTATGGCGGCGGCGATGCGCGCAAAGCGGTGCCTCCGCAAGTCAAGCGCTTCCTCAACGACCCCGCGAACCGCGAGTGGATCCGCGGGGTGATCGCCTCCGGCAACACGAACTTCGGCGAGGCCTACGCGGCCGCCGGCCCCATCATCTCCCGCAAATGCCATGTGCCGCTCATGTACCGCTTCGAACTCATGGGCATTCAGGAAGACGTCCATGCCGTGCGCGAGGGCGTCCGCCGCTTCTTCATTCAATCCCCCACCGACCGAAAGACCCTGCAATGA
- a CDS encoding glutaredoxin domain-containing protein has product MHITIYSKPNCPQCAATKRAFDRLGAPYTVVDITTDPIALATLQEAGFRQAPVVCVDSDFWTGYRPDRIRDVARRLQTVPSASGVLA; this is encoded by the coding sequence ATGCACATCACCATCTATTCGAAACCGAACTGCCCGCAGTGTGCGGCCACCAAACGCGCGTTCGACAGACTCGGCGCCCCCTACACCGTCGTCGACATCACCACCGACCCGATCGCGCTCGCCACACTGCAGGAAGCCGGTTTCCGTCAGGCGCCGGTCGTGTGCGTGGACTCGGACTTCTGGACCGGCTACCGCCCCGACAGGATTCGCGATGTCGCACGCAGACTGCAGACCGTCCCCTCTGCGAGCGGCGTGCTCGCATGA